Proteins encoded within one genomic window of Schaalia sp. HMT-172:
- a CDS encoding DUF3060 domain-containing protein: MSIKSILPLAATAAVAALALTGCTQNNAAPADSSATQAPAASAPAASAPASSGEASATQAPVAPPATPSSAAAQDNSGALTFDESNQHLSIPAGTTKVIINGSNNHVEGGELADITVNGSNNAIEVDSASTVSFTGSNNELEYKKGNAPRVANDFGMNNVVSQD; the protein is encoded by the coding sequence ATGTCCATCAAGTCCATCCTCCCCCTCGCCGCCACCGCCGCCGTGGCCGCCCTGGCCCTGACCGGCTGCACCCAGAACAACGCCGCCCCGGCCGACTCCTCGGCCACCCAGGCGCCCGCCGCCTCGGCCCCCGCCGCGTCGGCCCCCGCAAGCTCGGGCGAGGCCTCGGCCACCCAGGCCCCCGTCGCTCCGCCCGCTACCCCCTCGTCCGCCGCCGCGCAGGATAACTCCGGCGCCCTCACCTTCGACGAGTCCAACCAGCACCTGTCGATCCCCGCGGGCACCACCAAGGTCATCATCAACGGTTCCAACAACCACGTGGAGGGCGGCGAGCTCGCCGACATCACGGTCAACGGCTCCAACAACGCCATCGAGGTCGACTCCGCATCGACCGTCTCCTTCACGGGCTCCAACAACGAGCTCGAATACAAGAAGGGGAATGCCCCTCGCGTGGCCAACGACTTCGGCATGAATAACGTCGTCTCCCAGGACTGA
- a CDS encoding Lsr2 family protein, translating to MKKTTKVVEVVDDFDGSPADQTVRFAFNGASYEIDLNREHFEEFAAAIQPYIKAGRKVGSTRRRGNAGNPNQRLENAKIRAWAQGEGMEVSDRGRIPAPIVEAYRKAHA from the coding sequence ATGAAGAAGACGACGAAGGTTGTCGAGGTTGTTGACGATTTCGACGGCTCGCCCGCCGATCAGACCGTGCGTTTCGCATTCAATGGTGCGTCGTATGAGATTGACCTGAACCGCGAGCATTTCGAAGAATTCGCCGCGGCCATTCAGCCCTACATTAAGGCTGGCCGTAAGGTTGGTTCGACCCGCCGCCGCGGCAATGCTGGCAACCCCAACCAGCGCCTGGAAAACGCGAAGATTCGTGCGTGGGCGCAGGGTGAAGGCATGGAGGTTTCCGATCGTGGTCGTATTCCCGCTCCGATCGTCGAGGCCTACCGTAAGGCGCATGCCTGA
- a CDS encoding phosphoglyceromutase, translated as MSYKLVLLRHGESEWNAKNLFTGWVDVPLSDKGRAEATHGGELLKESGVLPDLLFTSMLRRAIMTANLALDAADRHWIPVERNWRLNERHYGALQGKNKKEIRDEYGEEQFMLWRRSFDVAPPAIEAGSEFSQDQDPRYAGEPVPMSECLKDVIARLLPYWDEAIVPAIKTGKTVMIAAHGNSLRAIVKHLDEISDEDIAGVNIPTGIPLVYELDEETLKPIKKGGTYLDPEAEAKIAAVANQGK; from the coding sequence ATGAGCTACAAACTGGTGCTGCTCCGCCACGGCGAGAGCGAATGGAATGCAAAGAACCTCTTCACCGGTTGGGTGGATGTTCCGCTGTCGGACAAGGGCCGCGCGGAGGCTACCCACGGTGGTGAGCTCCTCAAGGAATCCGGCGTTCTCCCGGATCTCCTGTTCACGTCGATGCTGCGTCGCGCCATCATGACCGCGAACCTGGCTCTCGACGCCGCCGATCGCCACTGGATCCCCGTTGAGCGCAACTGGCGCCTCAACGAGCGTCACTACGGTGCGCTCCAGGGTAAGAACAAGAAGGAAATCCGCGACGAGTACGGCGAGGAGCAGTTCATGCTGTGGCGCCGTTCCTTCGACGTGGCTCCGCCCGCCATCGAGGCCGGCTCGGAGTTCTCGCAGGATCAGGATCCCCGCTACGCTGGCGAGCCTGTCCCCATGAGCGAGTGCCTCAAGGACGTCATCGCGCGTCTGCTGCCCTACTGGGACGAGGCCATCGTTCCCGCGATCAAGACCGGCAAGACCGTCATGATCGCCGCGCACGGTAACTCGCTGCGCGCGATCGTCAAGCACCTGGATGAGATCTCCGACGAGGATATCGCCGGCGTCAACATCCCCACCGGCATCCCGCTGGTGTACGAGCTCGACGAGGAGACCCTCAAGCCCATCAAGAAGGGCGGCACCTACCTGGATCCCGAGGCCGAGGCGAAGATCGCCGCGGTCGCCAACCAGGGCAAGTGA
- a CDS encoding OmpA family protein has translation MTTTRRTLTAAAVITAATLALGACGSSKPAEPAASPSSAATTAEPTQAPSATASSVPTVPGYRPGEIPPIPAFAVPPIDVFASNADKAVIQTASSLSSVPGVTVTPAKCDGNALVSGSTVLGGDGSGVTTNSSGTVVNGGDGSGVITQGPISIVYGGDGTGVYSNADTGLSINVNEDGSGVYSTPTLSINLDGMGGGNYTDSSKTISIINNGDGSGNYSTATVSIINNGDGSGSYSDSTMTIRNNGDGTAVVNGTTVTDAPKVDKVSKLGKFPPIASLQPVESCGTLITLEDGVLFDFGKSDIRPDAAQTLKSLAGVLNNAKVPAAHIYGHTDSVSDEAFNQQLSEARANAVKNDLAKNGVTATMDATGYGESKPVAPNENADGSDNPAGRALNRRVEIFIPAF, from the coding sequence ATGACCACAACACGACGCACTCTGACAGCGGCCGCCGTTATCACCGCGGCCACCCTCGCCCTGGGCGCCTGCGGTTCTTCCAAGCCCGCCGAGCCCGCCGCTTCGCCGAGCTCCGCGGCCACCACGGCCGAGCCGACCCAAGCTCCCAGCGCCACGGCCTCGTCCGTGCCCACGGTGCCCGGCTACCGTCCCGGCGAAATCCCCCCGATCCCGGCCTTCGCTGTGCCCCCGATCGACGTCTTCGCCTCGAACGCCGACAAGGCTGTCATCCAGACCGCCTCCTCCCTGTCCTCCGTTCCCGGCGTGACCGTCACGCCCGCCAAGTGCGACGGCAACGCCCTCGTCTCCGGCTCCACGGTCCTGGGAGGCGACGGCTCCGGCGTCACCACGAACAGCTCGGGTACCGTCGTCAACGGCGGCGACGGCTCCGGCGTCATCACGCAGGGCCCAATCTCCATCGTCTACGGCGGCGACGGTACCGGCGTCTACTCGAACGCAGACACCGGCCTGTCCATCAACGTCAACGAGGACGGCTCCGGCGTCTACTCGACGCCGACGCTGTCCATCAACCTCGACGGCATGGGCGGCGGCAACTACACCGACTCCTCCAAGACCATCTCGATCATCAACAACGGCGACGGGTCCGGCAACTACTCCACAGCCACCGTCTCCATCATCAACAACGGCGACGGGTCGGGCAGCTACTCCGACTCGACGATGACCATCCGCAACAACGGCGACGGCACCGCCGTCGTCAACGGGACCACCGTCACCGACGCCCCCAAGGTCGACAAGGTCAGCAAGCTCGGCAAGTTCCCGCCCATCGCCTCCCTCCAGCCCGTCGAATCCTGCGGCACCCTCATCACCCTGGAAGACGGCGTCCTCTTCGACTTCGGCAAGTCCGACATCCGTCCCGACGCGGCCCAGACCCTCAAGAGCCTGGCGGGCGTACTCAACAACGCCAAGGTGCCCGCCGCCCACATCTACGGCCACACCGACTCCGTCTCCGACGAGGCCTTCAACCAGCAGCTCTCCGAGGCACGCGCCAACGCCGTCAAGAACGACCTGGCCAAGAACGGCGTCACCGCGACCATGGACGCGACCGGCTACGGCGAGTCCAAGCCCGTCGCCCCCAACGAGAACGCCGACGGATCCGACAACCCGGCCGGTCGCGCCCTGAACCGCCGCGTCGAAATCTTCATCCCCGCTTTCTAG
- a CDS encoding CarD family transcriptional regulator — translation MSFEIGQTVVYPHHGAATIEEVMTRTIRGEERTYLKLRVNQGDLEIQVPAENVDLVGVRDIVDEDGLEEVLAVLRAPYVEEPTNWSRRFKANQEKIATGDIVKVSEVVRDLTRRDDLKKLSTGEKRMLTKARSILTSELALARNIEKAAAAERLDAVLAEGRIEADDDAAEQ, via the coding sequence ATGTCGTTCGAAATCGGTCAGACGGTCGTCTACCCGCACCACGGCGCAGCCACGATCGAAGAGGTCATGACGCGCACCATTCGTGGTGAAGAGCGAACCTACCTCAAGCTGCGCGTGAATCAGGGCGATCTCGAGATTCAGGTCCCCGCCGAGAACGTCGACCTGGTCGGCGTGCGCGACATCGTTGACGAAGACGGCCTGGAGGAAGTTCTCGCCGTCCTGCGCGCCCCCTACGTCGAGGAGCCCACCAACTGGTCGCGCCGCTTCAAGGCCAACCAGGAGAAGATCGCGACCGGCGACATCGTGAAGGTCTCCGAGGTCGTGCGTGACCTGACGCGCCGCGACGACCTGAAGAAGCTGTCCACGGGCGAGAAGCGCATGCTGACGAAGGCCCGTTCCATCCTCACCTCGGAGCTGGCCCTGGCGCGCAACATCGAAAAGGCGGCCGCCGCCGAGCGCCTCGACGCCGTCCTGGCCGAAGGCCGTATCGAGGCCGACGACGATGCCGCCGAGCAGTGA
- the ispD gene encoding 2-C-methyl-D-erythritol 4-phosphate cytidylyltransferase, translating into MPPSSDVCAVLTAAGSGSRLGCELPKALVSLSGRPLLWWAARGLRAGGVGMIVVTAPASCIAEFRAAIDGLGDVLVVAGSDRSRQASVALGLAALGERGADTVVLVHDAARPLTPPQVTARVIDAVRAGAGAVIPVLPVSDTLKTVDASGLVTGTPRRADLAAVQTPQGFRWDVLTRAHEAGASLGADEAVAATDDAGLVEAIGVAVHTVAGDERSLKVTRPLDLALARLLADQEQAD; encoded by the coding sequence ATGCCGCCGAGCAGTGACGTATGCGCGGTTCTGACGGCCGCAGGCTCCGGCTCGCGCCTCGGGTGTGAGCTCCCCAAGGCCCTCGTCTCTCTCTCGGGTCGCCCCCTGCTGTGGTGGGCGGCCCGCGGCCTACGCGCCGGGGGAGTGGGCATGATCGTCGTCACCGCCCCGGCCTCGTGCATCGCTGAGTTCCGCGCCGCGATCGACGGCTTGGGCGACGTGCTCGTCGTCGCGGGCTCCGACCGCTCGCGGCAGGCCTCCGTCGCACTGGGCTTGGCCGCCCTCGGGGAACGAGGCGCGGATACGGTCGTCCTCGTGCACGACGCGGCTCGCCCCCTGACGCCCCCGCAGGTCACCGCGCGCGTTATCGACGCGGTGCGCGCCGGCGCGGGCGCCGTCATCCCCGTCCTGCCCGTCAGCGACACGCTCAAGACCGTGGACGCCTCGGGCCTCGTCACGGGTACGCCGCGGCGCGCCGACTTGGCGGCCGTGCAGACCCCGCAGGGCTTCCGCTGGGATGTGCTCACGCGCGCGCACGAGGCGGGTGCTTCTCTGGGTGCGGACGAGGCCGTGGCCGCCACGGACGACGCTGGCCTCGTCGAGGCGATCGGGGTGGCCGTGCACACCGTCGCGGGCGACGAACGCTCCCTGAAGGTCACGCGCCCCCTGGACCTGGCGCTCGCGCGGCTGCTCGCCGACCAGGAGCAGGCGGACTGA